The sequence below is a genomic window from Haematobia irritans isolate KBUSLIRL chromosome 3, ASM5000362v1, whole genome shotgun sequence.
TTATTTgtgatacaaaataaattttccaataattatatcaaaatgGAAACCAATTATAGAGGATATTGCcatatttgttgttgatttaATGAGATTTGCAAGCAagaagtataaaaaaattgaggagTTTATGGAGGTGATATTTCATTCtgatttgaaattaaaagaTTTAGTTTCTATAACTGGAGTTAACACATTTAGTGAAAGATcgtgtgtttttagtttttaatttttttaggcatTCTCTTTAGGGactctatgaaattttaaaacacaacaaaaaaaaattgtattgtccCAACTTTTCCTTAATATAGTAGCACAACAACCCAATATCTCCGAAATTTTGATAAGTGCTTTTTGCTTGCCATATGTTTGCAGAAATCAACGTGCAATTATTAGAACCAAATGTTCTGTATCTCGATGAAGAACctccaaaaattgtaaaattgaataagaaagcaACCAAAAGATTAGCCAAAAAGATGGCGAAGAAAAAAGAGGTGACCACAAAGAAAGCCAGAttggaaaaatcgaaaaagGAAAATGAAGACGACAACAATGTCGTCATTAAAACAGAGTCTTCAAAACAAAAGTTTAAAAGCATTGGTGGAGAAGGAGTAAAACAGGAAAACCGCATTGCCCCAAGTGATGATCCTTTGTATACATCGGATAAAGAGATAAAAGAAGAAACAATGGATCAACAGCTAGATATTACAGAGACGATTTTGATAGACAACAAACTAATAGAATTGCAAAGACTTGATAAAGATGAAACCCATTCTGAATTCTCcgataaagaaaaacataataCAGAAGAATTACATGGAAATGTTAGGAACAAGGATGGAGAAACGTTTTACGAATACTATAGTGACGAATGCTATGACGAAAATGAATACAGTAATTCTGGTGAAGATGATGAGTCTGAAGAAGATGAACCTTTAATATTGCTTTCTAAACGGAGGGGAAGACCACGTAAATATCCTCTTAAAGAGGATTTAAAACGAAAAGTACCTCTTATGGAGCCATGTCGGGAAATTTGCAAACAAAAATGTACCCAAAAATTCACACAAGAACAACGTCTTGCAATGTGCaataaattttggtcactttcagAGGATGATAAAATAGAGTATATAAGACAGCATACAAAAACTAAACGCTATACACGTCTAAAGCGTAAAAATACTAAAAGTCGAGGAAacaattgttgttattatttggACCAAAGCAGCGGAGAAGGTGGCATGCATTTAATAAGAGTATGTCGAAAATATTTCCAGTCTACAATGTGTATTACAAGTTACACAATTAAAAAAGCTTTGGAGGGTTATGAACCAGTACCagaaatagaaatgaaaccagTTCCAGTACAGCAACAAGAGAGTGGCTGCAGTGCCGAAATGTTGAAAGACCAGAAGTCAAGGGAGAAAACTCCAACAATACAACAATTTCTAGATCCAGAAACTGGAGATCTAATCACGATCGATACGAAATCtgagaaaatgaaaaaatctttaaatgaaCCCAAGAAAAAGAGAATACGTCGCAAACCTGGTGATCCACCGCCAGAACACAATCCAAAGCCTATAAAATGTGCTGAGAGATGTATTCATAAGTGTCACACGAAATTCACCGAAGAGGAACGCAAACAAATCTGTGATATATTCTGGTCTATGGATTATAAACGAAGAAAAGATTTTATATTGGCTCGCATAGAGACCAAAGATGTTGAGACACAAACAACACCGGAATTTCGCAAGTCCAATAGGCCACCACGTTCCTATCATACGCGTTTCTTTTTACGTTCAGGCCTCCAAGGTGAAAATAAAAGAGTTTGCAAACATTTCATGATGGCCACTTTGTCCATAAATCGTAATTTCATTACAAATGCTATCGATTTTTCTGACAAGACCACAGGCTATTACACTGGTGTGGATCGAAGAGGTCAACACCCGGCCCACAATAAAATTAGTCCCGATCGCAAGAAAACCATTACTGATCACATCAATTCCTATCCAACATGGATACCAAATAAGAAAAGTAAATCTCGTTATTTGCATCATTCGCTCAATATTAAGCGTATGTTTATGGAATATAAAGATATGTGCATAGCACATGAGGAGAAATACGTGTCCATTCACTACTACTATAGGACATTTCatgatgagtttcgtcttttgtTTCTCAGTAATCCTGAACCAAAACGGGGTGGTggtttcatgaaattaaatccGACTGTTTCCCATTATACGGGTGACGAGCCGGGTGGTTTGTGGCTTGATCCTTCTGGTGAGAGATTAGACCTGAGTATATATAACCCAGCGGAAAGTTTTTTACGCTATCCCCGTTTTCAATCAACTGTAGGTGGGACATCTGGAAGCTCATGTATTCgagaagaaattgaaaatccatCCCAAAGTATAAAGATGTCTGCTGGAAGTTCTCCCGACGATGATCCTTCGAATATTGTTGTGCAACGGCAGTCTTCAGTGGCTCCAGTATCCTCCGCTTCCGTTAGTTTTAATCAGCCTTTAACTTATTCC
It includes:
- the LOC142230516 gene encoding uncharacterized protein LOC142230516 isoform X1, with the protein product MAAFVAPEDLEKLKKFIDFVAANPLILNTPQLGFLKRFVEKLGGKVPEGEFQMPAGGKCPFGGDAKSETKPSPPTQPEEGDVPVVEEESEESEVELDMEEINVQLLEPNVLYLDEEPPKIVKLNKKATKRLAKKMAKKKEVTTKKARLEKSKKENEDDNNVVIKTESSKQKFKSIGGEGVKQENRIAPSDDPLYTSDKEIKEETMDQQLDITETILIDNKLIELQRLDKDETHSEFSDKEKHNTEELHGNVRNKDGETFYEYYSDECYDENEYSNSGEDDESEEDEPLILLSKRRGRPRKYPLKEDLKRKVPLMEPCREICKQKCTQKFTQEQRLAMCNKFWSLSEDDKIEYIRQHTKTKRYTRLKRKNTKSRGNNCCYYLDQSSGEGGMHLIRVCRKYFQSTMCITSYTIKKALEGYEPVPEIEMKPVPVQQQESGCSAEMLKDQKSREKTPTIQQFLDPETGDLITIDTKSEKMKKSLNEPKKKRIRRKPGDPPPEHNPKPIKCAERCIHKCHTKFTEEERKQICDIFWSMDYKRRKDFILARIETKDVETQTTPEFRKSNRPPRSYHTRFFLRSGLQGENKRVCKHFMMATLSINRNFITNAIDFSDKTTGYYTGVDRRGQHPAHNKISPDRKKTITDHINSYPTWIPNKKSKSRYLHHSLNIKRMFMEYKDMCIAHEEKYVSIHYYYRTFHDEFRLLFLSNPEPKRGGGFMKLNPTVSHYTGDEPGGLWLDPSGERLDLSIYNPAESFLRYPRFQSTVGGTSGSSCIREEIENPSQSIKMSAGSSPDDDPSNIVVQRQSSVAPVSSASVSFNQPLTYSHLIDTSLNPNIIYHPNAPGVRHDFNPNLYESNLTNAHAATTSSLFRKL